The Chlorocebus sabaeus isolate Y175 chromosome 14, mChlSab1.0.hap1, whole genome shotgun sequence genome segment TTTAAATTGCTAGCTGGGACTGGACTATAGCAGGAAGGGTGATGCTGATGGGAATAAATGTCAGGTGTGACAAGCCAAGCAACAAAAGACAGAAGCAGATGGTTCAGTGTTATTTGGGGAACacagattaacaagaaaaaatggAATCCTTACCATTAAATGTTTCAGCAAGGTTAACATCATTTGCACTTATATCACCTACTCCAAAATGTACTAATTCTAGTTCACACTCGTGTGAAGCATCATAGGTATCTATAATGTTCAAAATGGCCTCAACAGAACCATCAACATCACctaaatacagaaaaagtttatAATTGTTGCTTTTAAGAGTTAGACATCAGCAgacataaaaatgacaataatctATTTAAAGCCATGATAGGAATGTCATTTACCACTAAATCCACTTTTATGTAGGCTTAGCATTACATATATCTACTTGACTTAATAGCATATAATGAGCCAAAGGTTCATTTACAACAAAATCAGCAAGAAATATGTTGAATAAGAAAATCTCTcctaaaatactgaaataattttcATGTAAATGTAAAGGACCAAACTATGAGaatagttaaaatatatatatatatgtatatatattcagagAATGTAatgtaaaatctttaaaaagatacCTTTAATAATCACAGGAAGTACATTTGAATCTCTTTCCATTTCCTGTTTTCGCTTTAAggatgtttgttcttttctttctaaatactgTAGAAGTGATCTCTTCTTCCACTGCACATTGCTATACTTCTCACGGGCTTTCTGATATGCTTCTTGGTGTTCCTTTcgcttttcttctattattttcataTCCTCTTTACCTTTCTCCTGTTCTTGTTCATACTTCCTCCAGTCAACAACTTCACGTGCCCTTGGCTTTATAGGGGAAAAATGCGTTATTTAATGAAGTAGACAACAATAACTGTTAGATTAAAGCCTTTGTGTTGTCCCCCATTAGGAAATTAGTGTAACTCATGTATGAAACTGCTACTTTTATAAGTTTCAAGAaacatgtaaaattttaatttgagagCTTATATAattgaaatgatttaaaaatcttaTCCCCCCAAAATTCTATAGTCTAATGCTATAATAGCACAACTTGCGTCCTCACAGCCTCTTATAATCTAGAATTATTTGTTAACATTAATACACATATTTGGTATAACATTGTAAACTGACATTTAAAATCATTATATTACATCCTACATATAGGAATTAAGCTTGATATACCTCAGATTCTACTTCAAGAATTTCTTCTCCTGCAGAAGGAAGGTCTCTCCAGCCTGTAATTCCCACTGGCATGCTGGGATGGGCCTCAtggattgtttttccattttcatcaaaCATTAAGCGTACTTTTGCCCAACAATTTCCAGCAACCAGAACACAACCTTTTCTTAAAGTTCCTCTTTGAATTATAGCTGTAGTAACAggactaaaatgaaaataaaagtatatttttaatgtcaTAATCAGGATGTAATTGTACTTTAAGTAGAGCAAAGATATCTTTATGAAGTTTAAATTACATAAACGTGTATACACAAGATTAATTCCGCCACTTAACTTCTTAAGCAGTTTTTCATactataaaaacatttcaaagctgggtgcaatggcacacctgcaatcccagctattcagcgggctaaggcaagaggatcacttgagcccccgAGTTCAAAGTCAGCCTATCAAGaccattttaaacaaatttatttgcaatagccaagaagtagaagcaacccaaatgtccatcaaaagacAAATGGACATTTCTTCCAAAGAAAATGTGGATTttacatacaaaggaatattatacagtctttaaaaagaaggaaattggccaggtatagtggctcatggctgtaatcccagcagcacttttgaaggccaaggtgggtggactacttgagctcacgagtttgagaccagcctgggcaacatagcaggaccccatctcaattaaaaaaaaaatagactgggtgaagtggctcacacctgtaatcccagcactttgggaggccgaggtgggtacatcaactgaggtcaggagttcgagaccagcctggccaacatggtgaaaccccatctctactaaaaatacaaaaattagccgagtgtggtggcatgtgcctacagtcccagctactcaggaggctgaggcaggagagtcacttgaacctgggaggcagaggttgcactgagccgagatcacactactacactccagcctgggtgatagagcaagactccatctcaaaaaaagaaaaattaaaaaataaatacatattaaatttttttaaaaaaggaaatcttttcacgggctacaacatgaatgaaactctAGAACattatacaaaatgaaataagccagttacaaatggacacatactgtatgattccactcatatgaagTATCTATAGtagtcacaaaataaaaacagaaaacaatgccaggcgtagtggctcacgcctgtaatcccaacactttgggaggctgaggcgggtgaaccacctgaggtcaggagttcgagactggcctggccaacatggcgaaaaccctgtctctaccaaaaatacaaaaagtagccaggcgtggtggtgggtgcctgtaaattccagctacctgggaggctgagaaaagagaatcgcttgaacccagggagcagaggttgcagtgagctgagatcatggccacttcactccagcctgggcaacaagagcaaaagtctgtctcaaaaataaataaataaaagaaaaacagaaaacagaaaggtggttgccaagggctcgGGAGAAGGACTAAGGTAATTTTAAAAGGTATAGactttcagttttacaagataaaATAGTTCAACAGAtctgttgtacaacaatgtgaataaacAACAATACTgaactgtatatttaaatatgGTTAACATAATAAATGGGATGTTAGGTGTttcttaccacaattttaaaaaaataatttcttacaaGGTTATGCTAAGAGAAGAAACAGGGAGCAAAGTGTTCTGACAGAATCTTAACCCACTTTCTATCCCAGTCTCCATCAGCTAAGGGATTACTCACAGTTGTTAGAGAGtgtaaaacaatgagaaaacctCTCTTGCTGATACGGAGGAAAATTCAAGCACACCACTTCAAAGATCTTTCTGCGTATTATATTAATGGGTAAGGTATAAAGAATTTACAAACCCTAAAATGCAACTATTGGTATTTCATTCTAATTTATGTTATCTGTAAGTATAAAGAATTTACAAACCCTAAAATGCAACTATTGGTATTTCATTCTAATTTATGTTATCTGTAAGTATAAAGAATTTACAAACCCTAAAATGCAACTATTGGTATTTCATTCTAATTTATGTTATCTGTAAGACTTTACCAATTCAGTCGAgtcagtgggggaaaaaaataaaacaaattgaaataCTTATGTCATCTAAATATGACTACTAGATGTATATGGATAGTTGCTATGGTCTACTGATAATAACCGCATTCTTGTGTTCTTGTGTCAgtacaaacaataaaatactttttaaaacaaatgctttgaaaatattGTTCATGAACGAACAATAACATGCAACAAGAATACTATATCATCATATAATCAAGTCACAAAAACCACAGAGCAAATTAAAGAGGCAAGCAGTTTAAGAGTCCTACCCTCTTCCTTTGTCTGTGAAAGACTCTATTACTGTTCCTTCCACTGGACCATTGGGATCTGCTTTCAATTCTAATATTTCTGCCAGAGCAATTGTTGCTTCTGCCAAAGCCATCAGATTATTGCCCTTTAACAATAACAAAGGTTGTTAATacacattaataaatattatcaGTAAATATAAATACCAAGGACAGAAAGTCACATAATCCTTGCAGGATATATTATACTTTTCTCTTTAATCATTAAAAGCATGATTACTCAATTtaacaaagaaaggaagggagggaggggaaaagaaaataagaaaaaagagaatgggaagaatggaagggagggagggatcaGCAAGAAAACCTGAGCCATGGACAGATCTTGCAAGGAATaagtggctatttttttttaaagtatggccACTGGTGGTACTTGTTACTATCCCTTTCATAAACACATGCaatgcttcattcttttctttctcctccgtCTGTCCCTACAATTGTGTTTCCttcctcttgctttctttttttaagttctacCCAACTGAACGAGATTTcacatctattatttcatttgatcaaCTCAAGAATCCTATAAAGTAAATCAAGCATTACTTACccttattaaataaatgatgagaaaataaataaaaaagaaatcacctcACCTCCCTGGATCTTCTTACCTCAACCATAAAATGAAGAAGCTGGAGTGGGTGATTCTTTTACCTTTCATGGTCTATGTTTACTATGCTCTCTAGGGCTCCAAGATTACAAAGCCGATTAACTGGTGATGAAACTGGAACTGACAGGCAAGGTATTTTTCCACTCCTCGTATCAGCTAAGAGATTGCTCACAGTTGTTACCAAATATAAAACAACAGacaagggccgggcacagtggctcatgcctgtaatcccagcactttgggaagctgaaactggcacttaggagttcgagaccagccaacatagtaaaaccctgtctctactaaaaatacaaaaaatcagtcgggtgtggtggcacatgcctgtaatcccagctactcaggaggctgaggcaggaaaattgcttgaacccagaggcagaggttgcagtgagccaagatcatgccatgcactccagcctgagacacacagcaagactttgtttcaaaaaataaaaaataaaacaatagacaactgtaaaacaaaacaaaacaaaaaaaattgactaTTTTGCTTACCCACCCACTTATTCCTAGTATTTATTCCAATTTACAAAATGCTGCTCCAAAAAGCAGAACTAGAGTTGTTAACTTGCATGAAGTAATCCTTTACATACCTTAGAAAATCATCTTACCTCCCTGCCACTCTCTTCCAATCCCCTCCATTCCCTTGGAATCATCTCTGACACACCTCCAAATCTGCCTAAGTAGCTTTATATCTACCTACTCATCTCATGGTATCTGGTCAGAAAAGGTAGTcaactcttcaaatattttaatttttttttttttagacacggtctcactctgttataaaggctggagtgcagtggcaagctcactgcaacctccacctccctcgctcaagtgatcctccagcctcagcctccccaatagctaggactacaggcacatgccaccaagctaggctaatttttgtgtttatatgtagagacaaggtctcaccatgttgcccaggctggtcttgaactcctgcctcaatGGATCCaaccatctcggcttcccaaagtgctaggattataggcgtaagtcactgcgcctagccaaatattttaatcttattgTAGTAAGCTTAACATGTGGCTTTCGGAGTGCAATAACAATTGAGAGATAGTGCAGAAGATAACAAAGTCTAAGTCAGCATTTTataaatttcagagaaaaagatgCAGTTTTACTACTAATGGAGGCATAATTTCTAAGGATCTTGGAGGTTTAGTAAAAGTAAAGATGAAATTTAGGAAAagtaaagatgaaatgagatttAATTGGAGGAAGGTGTAGAGTAACCCACCATCCCTTCAGTGAAtgatcaggagaaaaaaaaaaggctatattATATAACAAGGATggacaaaaaaggaaattgttACTTAGCAGCAACCTCTACGGGGTAAAAGAATTGGAAAACACTGATATGAGGCAAGTACTGACTTTCCTTGGTGCTTATATTCAAGAAAGAATAGAtggtaattttaaagaaaatggaattcatttaaataacattttaaaacatgtagcAATTTAATCCACAAAAACATTCAGTCAATCAACAACAAAATCAACCTTAATATTTAATCTTGGTATTCATGAACTTTTTGTTTAAATCTCTTAAATGCTGTAAGGCCTGTTTTCCACTTGTAAGAggcatgaaatatgaaatataagcACTTTTTTGTTAACAactggatttcatttctgcttaAGATAGTctttggtcaggcacagtggctcacacttgtaatctcggtgctttgggaggccaaggtgggacaatggcttgaggccaggtgttcaagaccagcctaagcaacacagtgacaccctatgtctacaaaaaatttttaaaattagctaggcatgggatggcacctgcctgtaacccaaactacttaagaggctgaggtgggaggacaactTGAGCTttggaggtgaaggctgcagtgagctgtgatagcaccatgTCTTTATCCTACTATTTCCCTTATTCCCCATTTATTCTCATCCTAAGTATCTCATAATAAAAAACATATTCCATTTAGACTTGACTCCACACTGATCAGCTGGTgactgacctctctgagcctaatTCCTAATGTGCCAAACTGAGATAATACCATCTTTGCCTGACACccggaaaatgttttaaaaacaacacaaattatgTACATCAAAATGTTCTTTAGATGTAATATACTGTGTGCATTGTGTACAGTGTTCCCATTCAGGCATATTCATATGAGGTCCCCACATTTACCGTAAGTGCGGAGACAGGCACTGCTTGAACATCACCTCCATAATCTTCACATACCACATCATAAGCCAGCAGCTCTTTTTTCACTCTTTCAGGATCAGCCTCAGCTTTGTCACATTTATTTATGGCAAGGACAATAGGAACTGAAAGAAACGGAGTTAAATAGAGTGAAAATGATGACACCTTCAATTCCAGGTATTCACAGTGAAAGACACCAACTTTCTGTTCCAGTTTTCTCTTTACTCAGTGGATGTTTTTATCTAACAAAAGGCCAAAATGACCCACTTTAGAGTCATATCACCCTACACTGCTCTCTACACATAAATAAATCCAGATGCAAGACGTTAAAAGTATAATTATAAGCAGATTCTGAGTGAATAACAGACACCTGAGATTATCAAAAAAAACAATACagttgggccgggtgcagtggctcatgcctgtaatcctagcacttttggaagctgaggcgggtggatcacctgaggttaggagtttgagatcagcctggccaacatggagaaatcccatgtctactaaaaaatacaaaaattagccgggcgtggtggcacgcgcctataatcccagctacttgggagtccgaggcaggagaatcgcttgaaccgggaaggtagagcttgcagtgagctgaaattgtgccactgcactccagcgtgggcaacagagagagactccatctcaaaaaaaaacacaacaaacaatACAGTCATTCCTGGGTATACTGGTGAATTGGTTCTAGGAACCCCCCACCACTGCCTGTATCAAAATCCCGGCATACTCAAGTCTTGCAGCCAGCTCTACAGAACCGTGTGTACAAAAAGCCATGTAAGGAAGTTTCAAATTCTGCGAATGCTGTTTTATTaatgtttggttgaaaaaaatgtgtgtgttaaGTAGACTCACACAGTTCAAACCCGTgatgttcaaaggtcaactgtatttTGGGTAGAAAAAGGCCTATCCTTAAACATAAAAGCAAGATCAACAAGTACACTGGAGataatctccaaaaaaaaaaaaaatcatgagaagATTCCAATTCAATACTACTAGATCATTTGCCTCTTCTTTCCAGGGTTTATTAACACATTGTTAAAACCCAACATCTCATCCTAGGTTAAAACTAAGTACCAATATCACAAATTTCCTTTTAGGACTTATACTATTTATTCATACACCTAGGTCAGTGACCAACACATAGTCGACTAACACAcaggctctcaataaatgtttacttaatGAAAGGACCAAATAATCTTTTAATCTACTTATCACTAGATAATCTACTTATCACTATTTCTCTCTTTAGAGAAATCACACAAAATTCTATGAGATAATTCTGTGGCTGCATTTCATCATCTCTGTAATTTTCTCAGGTatcaaacagaaatttaaaaatatacaaaaaagtttTGCAATCCACAACATACTATTACAAAAAAGTACatcccagctgggcacagtggctcacgcctgtaatcccagcactttgggaggccaaagcaggtaaatcacctgaggtcaggggtttgagaccagcctagccaacatggtaaaacaccatctctacgaaaaatacaaaaatgagccgagtgtggtggcggtcacctgtaatcccagctactcgggaggctgaggcaggagaatcacttgaacctgggagaaggaggttgaagtgagcctgagccaagattgcaccactgcattccagcctagacgataagagcaaaactccgtctcaaaaaaaaaaaaaagaaaaagaaaaagaaaagaaaagagaaagaaaaagtacattCCATGTTGATGAGCTGGAACTTAACAGGTAGGTACCAAGAGAAGAGGTGTACAAAGCATGATTTAATGTATTTATCCTATCTCAGCCAATTGCTTTGTAATGGGATCCCTGGCAAATTTATCCCTCTCTTCTTGCCATGTATTCCCTAGAATCATTAAGAACATAGTACATCATACAAAGGCAGTTTTAAGGaattagaaaggaaagagaataacATTGGAAGCTAGCAGATCTAAATTCCAAATGCAGACATACTGAAAATTAGTtgtataattgtatataattacGGAGAGTTCTGGCTGCTGTCTGAGTCTTACTTTCCATGCTGTAAAATAAAAGAACTGGACTAGCTCAATAACTCccaaccttttaaaaatcttgccAGTAAATCTGGGGGGAATATGACACACTTCATCAAGTACATTTTCTCAGTAAGGGTAGGGGTACAgtcatttcagaataaaaatgaatatattgaatgtgtaacttttttttttttttttgagacggagttttgctttcgttgcccaggctggaatgcaatggcatgatctcagctc includes the following:
- the MTIF2 gene encoding translation initiation factor IF-2, mitochondrial isoform X4 produces the protein MRARGAQVTDIVILVVAADDGVMKQTVESIQHAKDAQVPIVLAINKCDKAEADPERVKKELLAYDVVCEDYGGDVQAVPVSALTGNNLMALAEATIALAEILELKADPNGPVEGTVIESFTDKGRGPVTTAIIQRGTLRKGCVLVAGNCWAKVRLMFDENGKTIHEAHPSMPVGITGWRDLPSAGEEILEVESEPRAREVVDWRKYEQEQEKGKEDMKIIEEKRKEHQEAYQKAREKYSNVQWKKRSLLQYLERKEQTSLKRKQEMERDSNVLPVIIKGDVDGSVEAILNIIDTYDASHECELELVHFGVGDISANDVNLAETFNGVIYGFNVNVGKVIQESAAKKGVKMKLHKIIYRLVEDLQEELSSRLPCAVEEHPVGEASILATFSITEGKKKVPVAGCRVQKGQLEKQKKFKLTRDGHVIWKGSLTSLKHHKDDISIVKTGMDCGLSLDEENMEFKVGDRIVCYEEKQIQAKTSWDPGF